Proteins encoded together in one Solanum lycopersicum chromosome 7, SLM_r2.1 window:
- the LOC138337447 gene encoding uncharacterized protein — protein MSAQQNVEQGQQLQRKNKGVIRQLYEHMKGEQQKPVWRCLMFNNVARPKAYFTMWIMLNQRLVTVDRLAQWGIEVEKICVMCKNEEETAEHLFLQCDYARRIWERLLSSMKKQTEVPLTWEQFVQWCIIHGKEKRPAALMFKAILAEGIYGL, from the coding sequence ATGAGTGCACAACAAAATGTGGAGCAAGGCCAGCAGCTACAAAGGAAGAACAAAGGGGTGATTAGACAATTGTATGAACACATGAAGGGAGAACAACAAAAGCCAGTATGGAGATGTCTTATGTTCAACAACGTTGCAAGACCAAAAGCTTACTTCACAATGTGGATCATGCTGAATCAAAGGCTGGTAACAGTGGATAGACTAGCTCAGTGGGGAATTGAAGTAGAGAAGATTTGTGTGATGTgcaagaatgaagaagaaactgCTGAGCATCTGTTTCTACAATGTGACTATGCAAGAAGAATATGGGAGAGATTGTTAAGTTCAATGAAGAAACAAACTGAAGTTCCACTGACTTGGGAGCAATTTGTGCAATGGTGCATTATACATGGAAAAGAGAAGAGGCCAGCTGCTCTAATGTTCAAGGCTATACTTGCTGAAGGTATATATGGATTGTGA
- the LOC104645283 gene encoding uncharacterized protein, protein MARGRGRGRGRKMSVMAVGSSGGAQDEASVQQQAQSEEKNCGVTESVEVARRLSLDSVVEEEEYCEITDLIQTTAENKKGTNGTVATKQDGNIDEYENKGIQGEEDNKEKEPWVNMFKNNRVANNGMQLNCFPPQIVNGETMVQLEGKEVQEEEAKWKFALIAYVVGECPGYNVMNRYIMMNWSKAGKPTLFLHEEGYFIVKFQNMEDMNEILFSGPYTINNRPIILKQWCSDFDFGKEFLAEIPLWVKFPRLLLNCWGAGSLSRIASAIGVPLFADECTTKQTRISYARMLIEVDVTKAIPQQITVADPNGRTFVQDVVMEWKPLYCHKCQKIGHQCQSVTLEEMPKKKKPWKKVTQTWQYKGPIQRQEKKDELMEKSGIESNNGKKEKQVIENAEVQDRKQTPELNLRPQTGNKQLEFSLTNFPILTAIPVRNGFESLRNSKLVSLPVDRGGDPKTCYKVEVKEANSNTILKAIAPGWKIIHNYKEAVNGRIWVIWDDSWYEVKVIKSNAQMVHCLVNERSKGYQFKVTVVYGYNISEMRRNLWRELKMLVHIVTDPWLIIGDFNATLSPQDRVDGVPVTMNEIKDFEDCVKDMGITEVHWKGNYYTWTSKQVGAARIASRIDRAFGNDCWMDKWGHVIVEYGIPGESDHSPMHLLLQQSYHQTRVGFKFFNVWIEHESFMDMVDTIWKQEYGTEVMRGIWYKLKALQPILRQLNKKEFQSIGQKIEKARSELEELQEKLYRQAQDDLVIKEKELLIQLEKWSMLEENALRQKARARWITLGIQTISISAQ, encoded by the exons ATGGCGAGGGGAAGGGGACGAGGAAGAGGCCGGAAAATGTCAGTAATGGCAGTAGGTAGCTCAGGTGGAGCTCAGGATGAAGCATCAGTTCAACAACAAGCTCAAAGTGAAGAAAAGAATTGTGGAGTGACTGAAAGTGTTGAAGTAGCTAGGCGATTGAGCTTAGATTCAGTAGTAGAAGAAGAGGAATATTGTGAAATCACAGATCTAATACAAACAACAGCTGAGAACAAGAAGGGAACTAATGGAACAGTAGCTACGAAGCAAGATGGGAATATTGATGAGTATGAAAATAAGGGGATACAAGGAGAAGAAGATAACAAGGAGAAAGAACCCTGGGTTAATATGTTTAAGAACAATCGTGTAGCTAACAATGGTATGCAGCTGAACTGTTTCCCACCACAAATAGTTAATGGAGAAACAATGGTACAACTGGAAGGGAAAGAAGTTCAGGAAGAAGAAGCTAAGTGGAAGTTTGCACTCATAGCCTATGTAGTGGGTGAATGTCCTGGGTACAATGTCATGAATAGATACATAATGATGAACTGGTCTAAAGCTGGGAAACCAACCCTGTTTCTACATGAAGAGGGTTACTTCATTGTTAAGTTTCAGAACATGGAGGATATGAATGAGATACTTTTTTCAGGACCTTACACTATAAATAATAGGCCTATTATACTGAAACAATGGTGCTCAGATTTTGATTTTGGTAAGGAATTCTTAGCTGAAATTCCATTATGGGTTAAATTTCCAAGATTACTACTTAATTGCTGGGGAGCTGGATCATTGAGTAGAATAGCAAGTGCAATAGGTGTGCCTTTATTTGCTGATGAATGTACTACAAAGCAAACAAGAATCTCTTATGCTAGAATGTTGATAGAGGTTGATGTTACTAAAGCTATTCCTCAGCAGATTACAGTAGCTGATCCTAATGGAAGGACATTTGTGCAGGATGTTGTGATGGAATGGAAACCATTGTATTGTCATAAATGCCAAAAGATTGGACACCAATGCCAATCAGTAACACTGGAGGAGATGCCAAAGAAGAAAAAGCCTTGGAAGAAAGTTACACAAACATGGCAGTACAAAGGTCCAATACAGCGACAGGAGAAGAAAGATGAACTCATGGAGAAATCTGGGATAGAAAGTAATAATGGAAAGAAGGAAAAGCAAGTGATAGAGAATGCAGAGGTGCAGGATCGTAAGCAAACACCTGAACTCAATCTGAGGCCTCAAACAGGAAATAAGCAACTGGAATTCAGCTTAACAAACTTCCCTATACTTACAGCTATACCAGTTAGAAATGGATTTGAGAGTTTAAGGAATAGTAAACTTGTTTCACTTCCTGTGGATAGAGGTGGAGATCCAAAGACTTGTTATAAAGTGGA AGTTAAAGAGGCAAATAGTAATACTATCCTAAAAGCAATTGCTCCAGGATGGAAGATTATCCACAACTATAAGGAGGCTGTAAATGGAAGAATATGGGTAATATGGGATGATAGTTGGTATGAGGTGAAGGTGATAAAGAGTAATGCTCAAATGGTTCATTGTCTAGTTAATGAAAGAAGTAAAGGGTATCAGTTTAAAGTCACAGTAGTATATGGTTACAATATTTCAGAAATGAGGAGAAATTTATGGAGGGAACTGAAGATGTTAGTTCACATTGTGACAGATCCTTGGCTCATCATAGGAGATTTTAATGCTACCTTATCTCCTCAAGATAGAGTAGATGGAGTTCCTGTTACTATGAATGAAATCAAGGACTTTGAAGATTGTGTTAAAGATATGGGAATTACTGAAGTCCATTGGAAAGGAAATTACTATACTTGGACAAGTAAACAGGTAGGTGCTGCCAGAATTGCTAGTAGAATAGACAGAGCTTTTGGGAATGATTGTTGGATGGATAAATGGGGTCATGTTATAGTAGAGTATGGGATCCCAGGTGAGTCAGATCATAGTCCTATGCACTTGCTACTTCAGCAGAGTTATCACCAGACCAGGGTGGgatttaaattctttaatgtgtgGATTGAGCATGAGTCATTTATGGACATGGTGGATACAATATGGAAGCAGGAATATGGAACTGAAGTAATGAGAGGAATATGGTATAAGTTGAAGGCTCTCCAACCAATCTTGAGGCAATTGAATAAGAAAGAGTTCCAATCCATAGGCCAGAAGATTGAGAAGGCAAGAAGTGAACTGGAAGAACTTCAAGAGAAACTCTATAGACAGGCACAAGATGATCTAGTTATTAAGGAGAAGGAATTATTAATACAGCTGGAGAAATGGTCAATGCTAGAAGAAAATGCTTTAAGGCAAAAAGCAAGAGCTAGATGGATCACTTTGGGGATACAAACAATAAGTATTTCAGCTCAgtga